In Calypte anna isolate BGI_N300 chromosome Z, bCalAnn1_v1.p, whole genome shotgun sequence, the following are encoded in one genomic region:
- the LOC103533784 gene encoding uncharacterized protein LOC103533784: MSGSVMRGLRPLLPLLASRGLWKRAQVACSTKESTGKPVGRYPVPNKKDLPYDIVELMEEVEMKIGFLPNVFKAMSHRPAEFRAFFAYYNAIINKDTGRLSKADKELIIVATSIVNRCPYCVVAHGAFHRIYSKQPALADQVVVNWKLADLSDRDLAMLEFALAVCRAENITEEHFQKLERHGFDREDAWDISMISAFFAMSNRIAHFIDLRPNKEFYSMGRTPRGEEEKEGGERA; encoded by the exons CTTCTGCCTCTCCTAGCCTCGAGAGGGCTCTGGAAGAGGGCCCAGGTGGCATGCAGCACCAAGGAGAGCACAGGCAAGCCTGTGGGGAGGTACCCAGTACCCAACAAGAAGGACTTGCCCTATGACATTGTGGAGCTCATGGAGGAAGTGGAAATGAAG ATTGGATTTCTGCCCAATGTGTTCAAAGCCATGTCTCACCGACCTGCTGAATTCAGAGCTTTTTTTGCTTATTACAATGCAATCATCAACAAAGACACAG GGCGACTCAGCAAGGCAGACAAAGAGCTCATAATTGTGGCTACAAGCATAGTGAATAGGTGTCCCTACTGCGTGGTTGCTCATGGAGCTTTTCATCGGATCTATTCCAAGCAGCCAGCCCTGGCTGATCAG GTTGTTGTGAACTGGAAACTGGCTGACCTGAGTGACCGGGACCTGGCAATGCTGGAGTTTGCTCTTGCCGTCTGTCGAGCTGAGAACATCACTGAAGAACATTTCCAGAAGCTGGAGAGGCACGGGTTTGACCGTGAAGATGCCTGGGACATAAGCatgatttcagctttttttgccATGTCTAACCGCATCGCTCACTTCATCGACCTGCGCCCAAACAAGGAATTCTACAGCATGGGCAGGACGCCccgtggggaggaggagaaggagggaggtgaGCGTGCCTGA